The Tenacibaculum jejuense genome includes a window with the following:
- a CDS encoding ABC transporter ATP-binding protein, whose product MSFAKQYRFQFWIATISTISLAIFAAASPVILYRAIDDFTVNKDLARLLLFTMIMLGVLLIQVILQFSFIYYANWVGQHIIKDLRTIIFKNILRFKMSYFDNTSVGRLVTRVVSDIETIANFFSQGVFMIVSDVLKMLVVVIVMFVINWQLALIALAVLPILIYATKLFQIAIKKTFQDVRNQVANLNGFVQERVTGMKIVQLFNREKIEYENFKAINEKHKKAHVKTVWYYSIFFPIAEILSSIAIGLIVWYGGLQVIAKDTITVGAIISFVQMAQMLFRPLRQIADKFNQLQMGIVSGERVFNVIDTESYIDKSGTILADDLQGNIAFNNVRFSYVEGEEVLKGISFEAQKGETIAIVGSTGAGKSTIINLISRFYEIDSGEILVDNTAVETYDLESLRNQVAVVLQDVFLFSDSILNNITLRNEAITLEDVQEAAKQIGIHNFIESLPNGYHYNVKERGAMLSSGQRQLIAFLRAYVSNPSILILDEATSSVDTESEQMIQYATDKITKDRTSIVIAHRLATIKKADKIIVMDKGKIVELGNHQELLEQEGYYRNLYEKQFGEEVV is encoded by the coding sequence ATGAGTTTTGCAAAACAATATCGTTTTCAGTTTTGGATAGCAACAATATCTACCATATCTCTAGCTATATTTGCTGCTGCGAGTCCGGTAATATTGTATAGAGCAATAGATGATTTTACGGTAAATAAAGATCTGGCAAGATTATTATTATTTACCATGATTATGTTAGGTGTATTATTAATTCAAGTAATACTACAATTTTCATTTATCTACTACGCAAATTGGGTAGGTCAACATATCATTAAAGATTTACGTACTATTATTTTTAAAAATATTTTACGTTTTAAAATGTCGTATTTCGACAATACATCTGTAGGAAGATTAGTAACAAGAGTAGTTTCAGATATAGAAACTATTGCAAACTTTTTCTCTCAAGGTGTTTTTATGATTGTAAGTGATGTACTAAAAATGTTGGTGGTTGTAATTGTAATGTTCGTAATAAATTGGCAATTAGCTTTAATAGCTTTAGCTGTATTGCCTATTTTAATCTATGCGACGAAACTATTTCAAATCGCCATCAAAAAAACTTTTCAAGATGTTCGTAATCAGGTAGCAAATTTAAATGGATTTGTGCAGGAGCGTGTAACAGGAATGAAAATTGTACAATTATTTAATCGAGAAAAAATAGAATACGAGAATTTTAAAGCAATAAACGAAAAACACAAAAAAGCGCATGTAAAAACTGTTTGGTATTATTCTATATTTTTTCCAATTGCTGAAATTTTATCTTCTATAGCTATCGGATTAATTGTTTGGTACGGAGGTTTGCAAGTAATAGCTAAAGATACAATTACAGTAGGGGCAATTATTAGCTTTGTACAAATGGCACAAATGTTATTTAGACCATTGCGTCAAATAGCAGATAAGTTTAATCAATTGCAAATGGGAATTGTATCTGGAGAACGTGTTTTTAATGTGATAGATACAGAAAGTTATATAGATAAATCTGGAACAATATTAGCAGATGATTTACAAGGAAATATAGCATTTAATAACGTACGTTTTAGTTATGTTGAAGGAGAAGAAGTTTTAAAAGGAATTTCTTTTGAAGCTCAAAAAGGAGAAACAATTGCCATTGTTGGATCTACAGGAGCTGGAAAATCTACGATTATTAATTTAATTAGTCGTTTTTATGAAATCGATAGTGGAGAAATTTTGGTAGATAATACTGCTGTTGAAACTTATGATTTAGAAAGCTTACGAAATCAAGTAGCTGTGGTATTACAAGATGTATTTTTATTCTCAGATTCAATTTTGAATAATATTACTTTGCGTAACGAAGCTATTACATTAGAAGATGTTCAAGAAGCAGCGAAACAAATAGGAATTCATAATTTTATTGAAAGTTTACCTAACGGATATCATTATAATGTTAAAGAGCGTGGCGCTATGTTATCTTCTGGACAACGTCAGTTAATCGCTTTCTTAAGAGCATATGTGAGTAATCCTAGTATTTTAATTTTAGATGAAGCTACTTCTTCTGTAGATACAGAGTCTGAACAAATGATTCAGTATGCTACAGATAAAATAACAAAAGATAGAACTTCTATTGTTATTGCTCATCGATTAGCCACAATTAAAAAAGCGGATAAAATTATTGTGATGGATAAAGGTAAGATTGTAGAGTTAGGCAATCACCAAGAACTTTTAGAGCAAGAAGGATACTACAGAAACTTGTATGAAAAACAATTTGGTGAAGAAGTCGTGTAA
- the truA gene encoding tRNA pseudouridine(38-40) synthase TruA, with the protein MRYFLELAYHGKNYYGWQVQPDVISVQEKLAKSISTILRKEINIVGAGRTDTGVHASQMYAHFDFDTVLDENFTYKLNAILPNDIVVYHTILVANDAHARFDATSRSYEYKIWLGRNPFLLDTSWQLNYKNIDIEAMNTAAKLLYEYEDFKCFSKVKTDVRTFNCEVTNAEWILQGNELTFYISADRFLRNMVRAIVGTLLDVGLGKITVNDFKEIIESKNRSKAGVSVPAKALFLTEVTYDYI; encoded by the coding sequence TTGCGATATTTTTTAGAACTAGCATACCACGGTAAAAATTATTACGGTTGGCAAGTACAACCCGATGTTATTTCGGTTCAAGAAAAACTTGCTAAAAGTATAAGTACAATACTAAGAAAAGAAATTAATATTGTTGGTGCAGGAAGAACAGACACAGGAGTTCATGCTTCGCAAATGTATGCGCATTTTGATTTTGATACTGTTTTAGATGAAAATTTCACCTATAAATTAAATGCAATTTTACCCAATGATATTGTAGTATATCACACGATTTTAGTGGCAAACGATGCCCATGCACGTTTTGATGCTACAAGTAGAAGCTACGAGTACAAAATATGGTTAGGTAGAAATCCGTTTTTATTAGACACTTCATGGCAATTAAACTATAAAAATATAGATATAGAAGCTATGAATACCGCTGCAAAATTACTTTACGAATATGAAGATTTTAAGTGTTTTTCGAAAGTAAAAACTGATGTTCGCACCTTTAATTGTGAGGTAACTAATGCAGAATGGATTTTACAAGGAAATGAATTAACTTTTTATATTTCTGCAGATCGTTTTTTAAGGAATATGGTTCGTGCTATAGTTGGAACCTTGTTAGATGTTGGTTTAGGAAAAATAACAGTAAACGATTTTAAAGAAATTATAGAAAGTAAAAACAGAAGCAAAGCAGGAGTATCTGTACCTGCGAAAGCATTATTTTTAACAGAAGTAACATACGATTATATTTAA
- a CDS encoding metallophosphoesterase family protein has product MKKILLLSDTHSYIDDQILKFVKQADEVWHAGDIGNLKVTDTIKSFKPLRAVYGNIDDAEARAEFPLDNTFELEGVSVWMTHIGGYPGKYKPRVYGELQKHTPKLFICGHSHILKVQFDKHFNLLHINPGAAGKHGFHKVRTMIRFELRAGGIENMEVIELAKN; this is encoded by the coding sequence GTGAAAAAAATCTTATTATTATCGGATACTCATAGTTATATTGATGATCAAATTTTAAAATTTGTAAAGCAAGCTGATGAAGTTTGGCATGCTGGCGATATTGGTAATTTAAAAGTAACAGACACTATTAAATCTTTCAAGCCTTTACGCGCAGTTTATGGAAATATTGATGATGCTGAAGCTCGTGCAGAATTCCCTTTAGATAACACTTTTGAACTGGAAGGTGTTTCTGTTTGGATGACTCATATTGGTGGATATCCTGGAAAGTATAAACCTCGCGTTTATGGCGAACTTCAAAAGCATACACCTAAACTTTTTATTTGTGGTCATTCGCATATTTTGAAAGTTCAATTTGATAAGCATTTTAATTTACTACACATAAATCCTGGTGCAGCCGGAAAACATGGTTTTCATAAAGTACGTACCATGATTCGTTTTGAATTACGTGCTGGTGGTATTGAAAATATGGAAGTTATTGAGCTGGCAAAAAATTAA
- a CDS encoding tetratricopeptide repeat-containing sensor histidine kinase, translating into MKVKAESAHSAFAVFEKESDTTLVQRFELAKILYEEDRYTRALKMVLPLTNRKEVEIDILIKANLLAGQILSKDTSNTNAIAYLKKSLNLLENYKFSTELKGEASDYLVAQNYDAISKFYLHKGKKDSSEYYFEKIIKLPGLDERIMGLKAKAYTNLGKMYAFNKDFKKAEEYTLESIKINTQFNNNLSLALAYNNLGNLYLERGSYKEGREIYGKALTYLKNEKSLRALQHKELLLDNIAWALYNLKDYRAYEYVTDSYAIRDSLNIEETRKAYKKIESKYNVKEFQKEADKKQQKQEQKTWAVGTAGVIISILLLYLANLYKLRQRNLSLKLSQNELRQQRKLERLNSQAQVKILNATLDGKETERKQIAEILHDNVSALLSSANMHLQATQKQYGDDIPEELEKTQQIITEASEKIRDLSHNLVSSILLKFGLEYATKDVAKKFSNSEIKISTAILNVYRYSQEFEIKVFNIIQELINNILKHSKAKNAYIMLEEEDDMINLIVKDDGVGFEMRSDKDSGIGLNQIRARINMMNGNFIIESSKGNGTKVIASIPVIQKKEMVSA; encoded by the coding sequence TTGAAAGTTAAAGCTGAGTCTGCCCACTCGGCTTTTGCTGTGTTTGAAAAAGAGAGTGATACAACCTTGGTCCAAAGATTTGAATTAGCAAAAATCTTATATGAGGAAGATAGATATACTAGAGCTTTAAAAATGGTGCTCCCATTAACAAATAGAAAAGAAGTTGAAATAGATATTTTAATTAAAGCTAATTTATTAGCTGGTCAAATATTGTCAAAAGATACTAGTAATACAAATGCTATAGCCTATCTTAAAAAATCTCTTAACCTTCTTGAAAATTATAAATTCTCAACAGAGCTTAAGGGAGAGGCAAGTGACTATTTAGTAGCTCAAAATTATGATGCCATTTCTAAATTTTATTTACATAAAGGAAAAAAAGATAGCTCAGAATATTATTTCGAAAAAATAATAAAATTACCTGGATTAGATGAAAGAATCATGGGGTTAAAGGCGAAAGCTTATACAAATCTCGGAAAAATGTATGCTTTTAACAAAGATTTCAAAAAAGCAGAGGAATACACTTTAGAGTCAATTAAAATAAATACACAATTTAATAACAATCTATCTCTAGCTTTAGCATACAATAATCTTGGGAATTTGTATTTAGAAAGAGGAAGTTATAAAGAAGGTAGAGAAATATATGGTAAAGCTCTTACATATTTAAAAAATGAAAAATCTTTGAGAGCTTTACAACACAAAGAATTACTTTTAGATAATATTGCATGGGCATTATACAATTTGAAAGATTATAGAGCCTATGAATACGTTACGGATTCGTATGCGATAAGAGATAGTTTAAACATTGAAGAAACTAGAAAAGCTTACAAGAAAATAGAATCTAAGTATAATGTTAAAGAATTTCAAAAGGAAGCTGATAAAAAACAACAAAAACAAGAACAAAAAACTTGGGCTGTAGGAACAGCAGGTGTAATTATTTCTATATTATTATTGTACTTAGCGAATTTATACAAATTACGTCAACGTAATTTAAGCTTAAAACTATCACAAAATGAGTTACGTCAACAACGTAAATTAGAGCGTTTAAACTCACAGGCTCAGGTGAAAATTTTAAATGCAACTCTAGATGGTAAAGAAACTGAGCGTAAACAAATCGCTGAAATTTTACACGATAATGTAAGTGCATTATTATCTTCTGCAAACATGCATTTGCAAGCTACGCAGAAACAATACGGAGACGATATTCCAGAAGAATTAGAGAAAACACAGCAAATAATAACAGAAGCTTCAGAAAAAATTCGTGATTTATCTCATAATTTAGTTTCTTCGATACTACTTAAATTTGGTTTAGAATATGCGACTAAAGATGTTGCCAAAAAGTTTTCAAACTCTGAAATAAAAATTAGTACGGCAATTTTAAATGTATATCGCTATTCGCAAGAGTTTGAAATAAAGGTGTTTAACATCATTCAAGAATTAATCAATAATATTTTAAAACATAGTAAAGCAAAAAACGCTTATATCATGTTAGAAGAAGAAGACGATATGATTAATCTTATTGTTAAAGACGACGGAGTTGGTTTTGAAATGCGTTCAGATAAAGATTCTGGTATTGGATTAAACCAAATTAGAGCTAGAATTAATATGATGAACGGTAATTTTATCATCGAATCGTCTAAAGGAAACGGAACTAAAGTAATTGCTAGTATTCCTGTAATACAAAAAAAGGAAATGGTATCGGCTTAA
- a CDS encoding response regulator — protein sequence MINKIKVHIADDHQIIIDGISALIKTEDQIELEGYSLTGKDVVEWSRTKKADVLVLDINMPKLDGIGVLKAFKNRNVDQKTIILSGLSDPKIVQEMISLGARGFIEKSSASDHIIKAIKAVHRGEKYYSDNIKESLLDLYINDTKTDDAIKSSAVIEPLTEREIEVLKLITQELSTSEIAKKLDLTVKTIETHRRNLYKKLKVKNVVGLAIYAVKNNIV from the coding sequence ATGATAAACAAAATCAAAGTTCATATCGCAGATGACCACCAAATAATTATAGATGGAATTTCTGCTTTAATTAAAACGGAAGATCAAATTGAGTTAGAAGGCTACTCACTTACGGGAAAAGATGTTGTTGAATGGTCCCGAACAAAAAAAGCCGACGTTCTTGTACTTGATATTAATATGCCAAAATTAGATGGTATTGGAGTTTTGAAAGCATTTAAAAATAGAAATGTAGATCAAAAAACAATTATACTATCTGGTTTAAGCGACCCGAAAATTGTTCAAGAAATGATTAGCCTTGGTGCTAGAGGTTTCATTGAAAAAAGTTCGGCAAGCGACCACATAATTAAAGCTATTAAAGCTGTGCATCGTGGTGAAAAGTATTATAGTGATAATATTAAAGAAAGTTTACTTGATTTATATATCAACGATACCAAAACCGATGATGCCATTAAAAGTAGTGCTGTTATTGAACCTTTAACAGAACGAGAAATAGAAGTATTAAAGCTAATTACCCAAGAGTTGAGTACTTCTGAAATAGCAAAAAAATTAGACCTAACGGTCAAAACAATAGAAACTCATAGAAGAAACTTATACAAAAAGTTAAAAGTGAAAAATGTAGTAGGTTTGGCAATATATGCTGTTAAAAATAATATAGTTTAA
- a CDS encoding DUF4293 domain-containing protein translates to MIQRIQSLYLLAVGIISGGLTFVFNLWSTAKQAIFSLDLLGAASFLQKSIPVLFILSALLSIVTIFLFKNRQLQFVLGRLNILTNLFLLGVLVYLSLTLSGEATVSEKGIGMFIPVISILLLVLANKAIKKDEDLVKSVDRLR, encoded by the coding sequence ATGATACAAAGAATACAATCCTTATACTTACTTGCAGTCGGAATTATTTCCGGAGGATTGACTTTCGTGTTCAATTTATGGAGTACAGCTAAACAAGCAATATTTTCTTTAGACTTGCTCGGTGCTGCTTCATTTTTACAAAAAAGTATTCCTGTATTATTTATTTTATCGGCTTTATTATCAATAGTAACTATCTTTTTATTTAAAAACAGACAATTACAATTTGTTTTAGGCCGCCTTAATATTTTGACAAACCTTTTTTTATTAGGGGTGTTGGTATATTTATCTCTAACTTTATCTGGAGAAGCTACGGTTTCTGAGAAAGGTATTGGGATGTTCATTCCTGTAATTTCAATTTTATTGTTAGTGTTAGCTAACAAAGCCATTAAGAAGGATGAAGATCTTGTAAAATCAGTAGATAGATTACGATAA
- the rho gene encoding transcription termination factor Rho produces MFEISDLKAKKLVELQEIAKKIGLKKTSQLKKLDLIYRILDAQAEASKEQKKEKPEPAAKKPAATVEKKEETKPAATEQKTERPKRRRISKSAEQAASTLKSNTGTTSNTATAKPEHKKPQHSTSSNSNNQSNNNNNNRGQKNSSADNNHKSNNNNQQKNNNQNRNNNQNRNNNKHQNKNQGSKHKSGNRYRDPDFEFDGIIESEGVLEMMPDGYGFLRSSDYNYLSSPDDIYVSQSQIKLFGLKTGDTVKGNVRPPKEGEKYFPLIRVSKINGLNPNIVRDRVSFEHLTPLFANEKFNLAEKGSSLSTRIMDLFSPIGKGQRGMLVAQPKTGKTMLLKDVANAIAANHPEVYQIVLLIDERPEEVTDMKRSVRGEVVASTFDEPADKHVRVANIVLEKAKRLVECGHDVVILLDSITRLARAYNTVAPASGKILSGGIDANALHKPKRFFGAARNIENGGSLTIIATALTETGSKMDEVIFEEFKGTGNMELQLERNIANRRIYPAIDLIKSSTRRDDLLLDPKTVQRMWVLRKYLADMNPIEAMEFIQQRIKTSINNEEFLISMNG; encoded by the coding sequence ATGTTCGAAATCTCGGATTTAAAAGCTAAAAAATTAGTTGAATTACAAGAAATTGCAAAGAAAATTGGTTTAAAAAAAACAAGCCAGTTAAAAAAGCTTGATCTTATTTACAGAATTTTAGATGCTCAGGCTGAAGCCTCTAAAGAGCAGAAAAAGGAAAAACCAGAACCAGCAGCAAAAAAACCTGCTGCAACCGTTGAGAAAAAAGAAGAAACTAAGCCAGCAGCTACAGAGCAAAAAACTGAAAGACCAAAAAGAAGACGTATTTCTAAATCTGCTGAACAAGCGGCTAGCACTTTAAAATCAAATACAGGTACTACTAGCAATACTGCTACTGCAAAACCTGAGCATAAAAAACCTCAACATTCTACAAGTTCAAACTCTAACAATCAGAGTAATAACAACAATAACAACAGAGGTCAAAAAAATTCATCTGCTGATAATAATCATAAATCAAATAATAATAATCAGCAAAAGAATAACAACCAAAATAGAAATAACAACCAAAACAGGAATAATAACAAACATCAAAATAAAAATCAAGGTTCTAAACATAAAAGCGGTAATCGCTACCGTGATCCAGACTTTGAATTTGATGGAATTATTGAAAGTGAAGGTGTATTAGAGATGATGCCAGATGGTTATGGTTTCTTACGTTCTTCTGATTATAATTACCTATCATCTCCAGATGATATTTATGTATCTCAATCTCAAATTAAATTATTTGGATTAAAAACAGGAGATACTGTAAAAGGAAATGTTCGTCCACCAAAAGAAGGAGAAAAGTATTTCCCTTTAATTCGTGTATCTAAAATTAATGGTTTAAATCCGAATATCGTTAGAGATCGTGTTTCTTTCGAACATTTAACTCCGCTTTTTGCTAATGAAAAATTCAATTTAGCAGAAAAAGGTAGTTCTTTATCTACGAGAATTATGGATTTATTCTCTCCGATTGGTAAAGGACAACGTGGTATGTTAGTAGCACAACCAAAAACTGGTAAAACCATGTTATTAAAGGATGTTGCAAATGCAATTGCAGCAAATCATCCTGAGGTTTACCAAATCGTTTTACTGATAGATGAGCGTCCTGAAGAAGTTACAGACATGAAGCGTAGTGTTCGTGGAGAAGTTGTTGCTTCTACTTTTGATGAGCCAGCAGATAAGCACGTACGTGTTGCTAATATTGTTTTAGAAAAGGCAAAGCGTTTAGTTGAATGTGGACATGATGTAGTAATCTTATTAGATTCTATTACTCGTTTAGCTCGTGCATATAACACTGTTGCACCTGCCTCTGGTAAAATTTTATCGGGTGGTATTGATGCAAATGCATTACACAAACCAAAACGTTTCTTTGGAGCTGCTCGTAATATTGAAAATGGTGGTTCGTTAACCATTATTGCTACTGCATTAACTGAAACTGGTTCTAAAATGGATGAAGTAATCTTCGAAGAATTTAAAGGAACTGGTAACATGGAACTTCAATTAGAACGTAATATTGCTAACAGAAGAATTTATCCAGCTATCGACTTAATTAAGTCTAGTACGCGTAGAGATGATCTTTTATTAGATCCAAAAACTGTTCAACGTATGTGGGTATTACGTAAGTATTTAGCAGACATGAATCCTATCGAAGCTATGGAATTTATTCAACAAAGAATTAAAACTTCAATAAACAATGAAGAGTTCTTAATTTCTATGAACGGATAA
- a CDS encoding 5-formyltetrahydrofolate cyclo-ligase, with protein MNKNELRKIYKEKRKELSKETIDILERDIYKQLFEYDFSTVQNIHIFLPIEKQKEINTYPIIDFLRSKGKNIIISKSNFTDATLTHYLFEKDTVLHVNEHGIPEPEKAKEINVKTIDLVFVPLLISDEKKYRVGYGKGFYDRFLSACKDDVQTIGLNFFKPVDLIVDLNEFDIPLQKVIYPKF; from the coding sequence ATGAACAAAAATGAATTAAGAAAAATCTATAAAGAGAAAAGAAAAGAATTATCTAAAGAAACAATAGATATTCTTGAAAGAGATATTTACAAACAACTATTTGAATACGATTTTTCTACAGTTCAAAACATTCACATATTTCTTCCAATAGAAAAACAGAAAGAAATTAACACGTATCCAATTATTGATTTCCTGAGGAGTAAAGGAAAAAATATAATCATCAGTAAAAGTAATTTTACTGATGCTACATTAACGCACTATCTTTTTGAAAAAGATACTGTTTTACACGTGAATGAACACGGAATTCCAGAACCAGAAAAAGCAAAAGAAATAAATGTAAAAACTATTGATTTAGTTTTTGTGCCGTTGTTAATTTCTGATGAAAAAAAATATAGAGTTGGTTATGGTAAAGGTTTTTATGATCGCTTTTTAAGTGCTTGTAAAGATGATGTGCAAACAATTGGATTAAACTTTTTTAAGCCAGTAGACTTAATTGTAGATTTAAATGAGTTTGATATTCCGCTACAAAAAGTAATCTATCCTAAGTTTTAA
- a CDS encoding NAD(P)/FAD-dependent oxidoreductase: MKKRVVIIGGGIIGLCTAYYLQKEAAEIIVIDKSDFTSGASYVNAGLITPSHIISLASPGIITKGIQWMFNSSSPFYVKPRLNYDFLQWSWLFKKSATSQKVASSIPVIRDINLLSIRLYEEMKLDENFNFFYKHQGLLMLYKTDKAGEQEWNVGKKAIDCGLKVEHLSRKLLQEIEPTVNSTIKGAIHYLSDAHMTPHQFMQQMKHFLIDKGVVFKENTEVEDFEIQSNVVSGLKTKNEFIKFDEVVIASGSWSQQILKKLQINVPVQAGKGYRIDVTKPTKINIPSILLEAKVAVTPMENATRFAGTMELGGINHTINPKRVNAIANAAESYYNEIQINEDDKTSAKCGLRPCSPDGLPYIGKLSNFSNVTVGTGHAMMGWSLGPATGKLISEVIYNKKTSMNINPFHVERFS, translated from the coding sequence ATGAAAAAAAGAGTGGTTATTATTGGAGGGGGAATAATTGGGCTTTGTACAGCCTATTATTTACAAAAAGAAGCTGCTGAGATTATCGTGATTGATAAATCAGATTTTACTTCAGGGGCTTCTTATGTAAATGCTGGGTTAATTACACCGAGTCATATTATTTCTTTAGCGAGTCCAGGAATAATTACCAAAGGAATTCAATGGATGTTTAATTCTTCTAGTCCATTTTATGTAAAACCAAGATTGAATTATGATTTTTTACAATGGTCTTGGTTATTCAAAAAATCAGCGACTTCGCAAAAAGTAGCCTCTTCAATACCCGTAATTAGAGATATTAACTTGCTTAGTATAAGGCTTTACGAGGAAATGAAATTGGATGAAAATTTTAATTTCTTTTATAAACATCAAGGCTTATTGATGTTGTATAAAACTGATAAAGCTGGTGAACAAGAATGGAATGTAGGGAAAAAAGCAATTGATTGTGGTTTAAAAGTAGAGCATCTTTCTCGAAAACTATTACAAGAAATAGAGCCAACGGTGAATAGCACAATTAAAGGTGCAATACACTATTTGTCTGACGCTCATATGACACCGCATCAATTTATGCAGCAAATGAAGCATTTTCTAATAGATAAAGGTGTAGTTTTTAAAGAGAATACTGAAGTAGAAGATTTTGAAATTCAATCAAATGTAGTTTCAGGTTTAAAAACTAAAAATGAATTTATAAAATTTGATGAGGTCGTTATCGCTAGTGGTTCTTGGTCTCAACAGATACTGAAAAAATTACAGATTAATGTTCCGGTTCAAGCAGGAAAAGGATATAGAATAGATGTAACAAAACCAACTAAGATTAATATTCCTTCTATATTATTAGAGGCAAAAGTAGCTGTTACTCCAATGGAAAATGCTACTCGTTTTGCTGGTACTATGGAGTTAGGAGGAATAAATCATACGATTAATCCTAAAAGAGTTAATGCTATTGCTAACGCAGCTGAAAGTTATTATAATGAGATTCAGATAAATGAAGATGATAAAACTTCAGCTAAATGCGGTTTAAGGCCATGTTCCCCCGATGGTCTTCCATATATAGGAAAACTCTCTAATTTTAGTAACGTTACAGTAGGGACAGGTCATGCAATGATGGGGTGGAGTTTAGGTCCGGCGACAGGAAAATTAATTTCAGAAGTTATCTATAATAAGAAAACTAGTATGAATATTAACCCTTTTCATGTCGAGCGATTTTCTTAG
- a CDS encoding 4-hydroxyproline epimerase, whose translation MRSVFTCIDGHTCGNPVRVVKEGGPTLIGNSMSEKRQHFLREYDWIRKGLMFEPRGHDMMSGSILYPPQNPENDFGILFIETSGCLPMCGHGTIGTITIAIEEGLIQPKTKGVIKMEAPAGLVEIAYKENNGKVEWVKLKNVKSYLAAEDLTIDCPELGELTFDVAYGGNFYAIIDPQKNFSGIQDFTASKIIQYSQILRDRINKKYPNYFVHPKDDTIRDVSHMLWTGDPLDKSSSGRNAVFYGDKAIDRSPCGTGTSARMAQLYAKGKLKIREDFIHESFIGSKFVGRVEQETIINNKKAIIPSVQGWAKIYGYNTIIIDDEDDPYAHGFQVI comes from the coding sequence ATGAGAAGCGTTTTTACATGTATTGATGGACATACATGCGGAAATCCTGTTCGTGTTGTAAAAGAAGGCGGTCCAACACTTATTGGTAACTCAATGAGTGAAAAACGACAACATTTTCTCCGTGAATACGATTGGATTCGTAAAGGATTAATGTTTGAACCTCGTGGGCACGATATGATGAGTGGTTCAATTTTATATCCGCCTCAAAATCCAGAAAATGACTTTGGAATTTTATTTATAGAAACCTCTGGTTGTTTACCAATGTGTGGTCATGGAACTATTGGAACAATTACAATAGCGATTGAAGAAGGTTTAATTCAGCCTAAAACAAAAGGAGTTATTAAAATGGAAGCTCCTGCTGGTTTAGTAGAAATCGCATACAAAGAAAATAACGGAAAAGTAGAGTGGGTAAAACTAAAAAACGTAAAAAGTTACCTAGCAGCAGAAGATTTAACAATTGATTGTCCAGAGTTGGGAGAGTTAACTTTTGATGTAGCTTATGGAGGAAATTTTTATGCAATTATTGATCCGCAAAAGAACTTTTCAGGAATACAAGATTTTACCGCATCTAAAATCATACAGTATTCTCAAATATTACGTGACCGTATCAATAAAAAATACCCGAATTATTTTGTGCATCCAAAAGATGATACTATCAGAGATGTATCTCATATGTTGTGGACTGGTGATCCTTTAGATAAAAGTTCTTCTGGTAGAAATGCTGTTTTTTATGGTGATAAAGCTATTGATAGAAGTCCTTGTGGCACAGGAACATCAGCAAGAATGGCACAATTATATGCTAAAGGAAAATTAAAGATTAGAGAAGATTTTATTCATGAGAGTTTTATAGGTAGCAAATTTGTCGGTAGAGTAGAGCAAGAAACTATAATAAATAATAAAAAAGCAATTATACCAAGTGTACAAGGATGGGCAAAAATATATGGTTACAATACGATCATAATTGATGATGAAGATGATCCTTATGCACACGGATTTCAAGTAATATAA